Proteins from a genomic interval of Treponema succinifaciens DSM 2489:
- a CDS encoding ISAs1 family transposase — MVKFPLGGIMLLRESLEEIDDFRVKRCRKFELADIFLLVLFGLLSGIKDIEHIAEWAEEAEESIKGLVKFEFGPPSADTILRVFRNVNADKIEKVFIKWAHGIYEKVKIEPDRTIVAIDGKTMCGSNKVTGAKGIHIVSAWADELSLILGQVKTDEKSNEITAIPELLELIDIRGMIITIDAMGCQKKICEKIKEKKADYVLSLKGNQSTTHEAVKDFFSMDEKELAKYGVIKSEKECNPDHGRIENRQYYLCTNLSWLENKDEWPGLKAVAMAREERTVNGKTSTDIRFFLTSLDNIELVKKSIRLHWGIENRLHWCLDMTFNEDYKRHRKDHSPENMTVMRRLALNILRQAEKPENKKQDSLSKRTIWFRENRQFRQTVLRLL, encoded by the coding sequence ATGGTAAAATTCCCCTTGGGTGGAATTATGCTTTTAAGAGAAAGTCTGGAAGAAATAGACGATTTTAGAGTAAAAAGGTGCAGGAAGTTTGAACTGGCTGATATTTTCCTGCTGGTTTTGTTCGGGCTGCTAAGCGGCATCAAGGACATTGAGCACATAGCTGAATGGGCGGAGGAAGCGGAAGAGTCCATCAAGGGGCTGGTGAAGTTTGAGTTCGGTCCGCCAAGTGCCGACACAATTCTCCGGGTTTTCAGAAATGTGAACGCAGATAAAATCGAGAAAGTTTTTATAAAGTGGGCTCATGGAATTTACGAGAAAGTAAAAATTGAACCGGACAGAACAATTGTTGCCATCGACGGAAAGACGATGTGCGGCTCAAACAAGGTCACGGGAGCAAAGGGAATTCACATTGTAAGTGCATGGGCAGATGAACTGTCCCTCATTCTTGGGCAGGTAAAGACAGATGAAAAGTCAAATGAAATCACTGCAATTCCTGAGCTTCTGGAACTGATTGATATAAGGGGAATGATAATCACAATCGATGCAATGGGCTGCCAGAAAAAAATCTGCGAGAAAATTAAGGAAAAAAAAGCAGACTATGTTCTTTCTTTGAAAGGAAATCAAAGCACGACACACGAAGCCGTAAAAGACTTTTTCTCTATGGATGAAAAGGAGCTTGCAAAATACGGAGTTATAAAAAGCGAAAAGGAATGTAATCCTGACCATGGACGAATTGAAAACAGGCAGTATTACCTGTGCACGAACCTGTCGTGGCTGGAGAATAAAGATGAGTGGCCGGGACTTAAGGCTGTTGCCATGGCACGGGAAGAACGGACTGTAAATGGAAAAACTTCCACAGACATCAGGTTTTTTCTAACTTCACTTGATAACATTGAACTTGTGAAAAAATCAATTCGACTACACTGGGGAATTGAAAACCGCCTTCACTGGTGTCTTGATATGACTTTCAATGAGGACTACAAAAGGCACCGAAAGGATCATAGTCCGGAAAACATGACAGTTATGCGCCGGCTTGCATTAAATATCTTACGCCAAGCAGAAAAACCGGAGAATAAAAAACAGGACAGTTTAAGCAAGCGCACGATCTGGTTTCGGGAAAACCGCCAGTTCCGCCAAACGGTTTTAAGGCTCCTTTAA
- a CDS encoding response regulator: MDKILFVANISKTASDIFNSLSKNYEIIMQDFNKIVLPGRAAEMQPDLIAVYSNELSHEDVQAYQKIVTDEKSKNFPIIFIGNKFDYKDYIMPWGGSIIGIIITPTPMSNIIEKISIALESMHTKRGDKIKLKKPEQKTDSRKHILIVDDDPVMLRALISILKESYKTTVAKSGTSAISLLGTQKPDLILLDYMMPVCDGIQTLQMIRSEEKTKDIPVFFLTGVSDTESVKSAMSLKPEGYILKSMQPKEILKRIDDFFEKNETN; the protein is encoded by the coding sequence ATGGATAAAATTTTATTTGTTGCAAATATTTCAAAAACAGCTAGTGATATTTTCAATTCACTTTCAAAAAATTATGAAATCATAATGCAAGATTTTAATAAAATAGTGCTTCCTGGCAGAGCTGCCGAAATGCAGCCAGACTTAATCGCAGTATATTCAAATGAACTTTCACATGAGGATGTACAAGCTTATCAAAAGATAGTTACAGATGAAAAGTCAAAGAACTTCCCGATTATTTTCATTGGAAACAAATTTGACTATAAAGACTACATAATGCCTTGGGGCGGAAGCATAATAGGAATCATTATAACGCCAACTCCAATGTCAAATATTATTGAAAAAATTTCAATTGCACTTGAATCAATGCATACAAAAAGAGGCGACAAAATTAAATTAAAAAAGCCAGAGCAAAAAACTGACAGCCGAAAGCATATTCTTATCGTTGATGATGACCCAGTTATGCTCAGAGCTTTAATCAGCATACTAAAAGAATCCTACAAAACAACAGTTGCAAAATCTGGAACATCTGCAATTTCTTTGCTCGGAACACAAAAACCAGACTTGATTCTTCTTGACTACATGATGCCAGTTTGCGATGGAATCCAGACACTTCAAATGATTCGCTCTGAAGAAAAAACAAAAGACATTCCTGTTTTTTTTCTTACAGGTGTGAGCGATACAGAAAGTGTAAAAAGCGCAATGAGTCTGAAGCCGGAAGGATATATTCTAAAGTCTATGCAGCCGAAAGAAATCTTAAAAAGAATAGATGACTTTTTTGAAAAAAATGAAACAAACTGA